The Bradyrhizobium sp. WBAH42 genome includes a window with the following:
- a CDS encoding alpha/beta hydrolase fold domain-containing protein codes for MPDAMVATRASDERGTAQKVDVAVVGAGFAGLYLLHRLRKAGFSAVGLDEAGDVGGTWYWNRYPGARCDIQTIDYSYTFDPELETAWTWSEKYATQPEILRYLGFIADRYDLRRDIRFKTKVTEARWDEASERWLITTDHGAPVSCRHYIMATGCLSAPKPPEIDGVKDFKGEVYFTGRWPHDGVDLTGKRVAVIGTGSSAIQSIPLIAEQAAHLTVFQRTPNFALPAHNGPAPADRMSLLQSDRAAYREQARQSMAGVPYPQQTVVSWQLSDAERRERFERAWAAGDLVHILTQLWADQAVDLDGNKIVQDLIREKIRAAVKDPETAAALMPDDHPFGAKRPCLDTNYYATYNRPNVTLVNLRKEPIKAITASGISTNGRSFDVDVIVFATGFDAMTGAIRAVHPITGRGGKSLSDVWAQGPQTYLGLTVEGFPNFFMITGPGSPSVLSNMAVSIEQHADWVVDRLAALRDAGFTTMEPTETAQAGWNRHMADCSMLTLHRLANTWYTGANVPGKVQGLMPYTGGVGPYRSICDEVVSRGMLGFKLTGPNGAAQCNDGEVVRLQPDVRLVLNLLASLNLPPIESMGAEGARAFVNEFNKGRPAGRPIGEIVDGTLPIADGVLPYRVYKPATPGPHPVVVYFHGGGWVLGDEQSDEPFCRDMVRRTGMMFVSVGYRHAPEHRFPTAAEDGYAATRWIAEHAAELGGKPGPVLVAGWSAGGNIAAVTCQLARDRGGPAIAGQLLVCPVTDCSFDRPSYEDNGTAYFLTRSLMYWFWDLYCSPADRTDPRVSPLRGKVAGLPPALVVTCEFDPLRDEGVAYAEAMAAAGVPVEQLKARGHFHSSFAMVDVVITGVSGRVQMAEALRRFAGLPPEVRRGESSQEHDSPGHRIAAAAS; via the coding sequence ATGCCTGACGCAATGGTCGCCACACGTGCCTCCGATGAGCGCGGAACCGCTCAAAAGGTCGATGTCGCCGTGGTCGGCGCCGGATTTGCCGGCCTCTATCTTCTCCATCGCCTGCGCAAGGCAGGGTTCTCGGCGGTCGGGCTCGACGAGGCCGGCGATGTCGGCGGCACCTGGTATTGGAACCGCTATCCGGGCGCGCGCTGCGACATCCAGACCATCGACTACAGCTATACGTTCGATCCGGAGCTCGAGACCGCCTGGACCTGGTCTGAAAAGTACGCGACCCAGCCCGAGATCCTGCGCTACCTCGGCTTCATCGCCGATCGCTACGATCTGCGCCGCGATATCCGTTTCAAGACCAAGGTCACCGAAGCCAGATGGGACGAAGCGTCGGAGCGCTGGCTCATCACCACTGACCATGGCGCGCCGGTCTCATGCCGCCATTACATCATGGCCACCGGTTGCCTCTCCGCGCCAAAGCCGCCGGAGATCGACGGCGTCAAGGACTTCAAGGGCGAAGTCTATTTCACCGGGCGCTGGCCGCATGACGGCGTCGATCTCACAGGAAAGCGCGTCGCCGTGATCGGCACGGGCTCGTCGGCGATCCAGTCGATCCCGCTGATCGCCGAGCAGGCCGCGCATCTGACCGTTTTCCAGCGCACACCGAATTTCGCATTGCCGGCGCATAACGGCCCGGCGCCCGCGGACCGCATGAGCCTGCTGCAGAGCGACCGCGCGGCCTATCGCGAGCAGGCACGGCAGTCGATGGCCGGCGTGCCCTACCCGCAGCAGACGGTCGTGAGCTGGCAGCTCAGCGATGCCGAGCGTCGCGAGCGGTTCGAACGCGCCTGGGCCGCCGGCGACCTCGTCCACATCCTGACGCAGCTCTGGGCCGACCAGGCCGTCGACCTCGACGGCAACAAGATCGTCCAGGACCTGATCCGCGAGAAGATCCGCGCCGCGGTGAAGGACCCCGAGACCGCCGCGGCACTGATGCCGGACGACCATCCGTTCGGCGCGAAACGCCCCTGCCTCGACACCAACTATTACGCAACCTACAACCGGCCGAACGTCACGCTGGTCAATCTGCGCAAGGAGCCGATCAAGGCGATCACCGCGAGCGGAATCTCCACCAACGGCCGCAGCTTCGACGTCGACGTCATCGTGTTCGCAACCGGCTTCGATGCGATGACCGGCGCGATCCGCGCCGTGCATCCGATCACCGGGCGCGGCGGCAAGTCGCTGTCCGATGTCTGGGCGCAGGGGCCGCAGACCTATCTCGGCCTCACGGTCGAGGGCTTTCCGAACTTCTTCATGATCACCGGCCCCGGCAGCCCATCGGTGCTGTCGAACATGGCGGTGTCGATCGAGCAGCATGCCGACTGGGTAGTCGATCGCCTTGCCGCGCTGCGCGATGCCGGCTTCACCACGATGGAGCCGACCGAGACGGCTCAGGCCGGCTGGAACAGGCACATGGCCGACTGCTCGATGCTGACGCTGCACCGGCTCGCCAACACCTGGTACACGGGCGCCAACGTGCCCGGCAAGGTGCAGGGGCTGATGCCCTACACCGGCGGCGTCGGCCCCTACCGCAGCATCTGCGACGAGGTGGTCAGCCGCGGCATGCTCGGCTTCAAGCTCACCGGCCCCAATGGCGCCGCGCAATGCAATGACGGCGAGGTGGTGCGCCTGCAGCCGGACGTGCGGCTGGTGCTGAACCTGCTCGCATCTCTCAACCTGCCGCCGATCGAGTCAATGGGCGCGGAAGGCGCACGCGCCTTCGTCAACGAGTTCAACAAGGGCCGGCCCGCGGGGCGGCCAATCGGCGAGATCGTCGACGGCACCCTGCCCATTGCCGACGGTGTGTTGCCCTACCGTGTCTACAAGCCCGCAACGCCGGGACCGCATCCGGTCGTGGTCTATTTCCATGGCGGCGGCTGGGTGCTCGGCGACGAGCAATCGGACGAGCCGTTCTGCCGCGACATGGTGCGGCGGACCGGCATGATGTTCGTCAGCGTCGGCTATCGCCACGCACCTGAGCATCGTTTCCCGACCGCCGCCGAAGACGGCTATGCGGCCACGCGCTGGATCGCCGAGCACGCCGCCGAACTCGGCGGCAAGCCGGGCCCGGTTCTGGTTGCCGGCTGGAGCGCCGGCGGCAACATCGCTGCCGTCACCTGCCAGCTCGCGCGCGACCGCGGCGGGCCTGCCATCGCCGGCCAGCTTCTGGTCTGCCCGGTCACCGACTGCAGCTTCGATCGCCCCTCCTACGAGGACAATGGGACCGCCTACTTCCTGACGCGCTCGCTGATGTACTGGTTCTGGGACCTCTATTGCTCACCGGCCGACCGCACCGATCCGCGGGTCTCGCCGCTGCGCGGCAAGGTCGCCGGCCTGCCGCCGGCCCTCGTGGTCACCTGCGAGTTCGATCCGCTGCGGGACGAGGGTGTCGCCTATGCCGAGGCAATGGCGGCCGCCGGCGTCCCGGTCGAGCAGCTCAAGGCACGCGGCCACTTCCACTCGTCCTTTGCGATGGTGGACGTGGTGATCACAGGCGTGTCGGGCCGGGTGCAGATGGCGGAGGCCTTGCGGCGCTTTGCCGGGCTGCCGCCGGAGGTCCGCCGCGGCGAGAGCAGCCAGGAGCATGACAGCCCGGGGCACAGGATCGCGGCGGCCGCGAGCTGA
- a CDS encoding MFS transporter: protein MITPEPDMQSPRRWHDLLPAMVLGMAAFLTQFDVTAVVVAMPAMAAELGFGGTAYAWVMDAYSLAFTGGLLAAGALADKYGRRRALLGGNVVFLVGSIICGFAAGGPMLWGARAVQGLGAAFVITGGIALLANAYARPDERARAFAFMGVLSGTAMALGPALGGLVSAWFGWRWIFLANIPLCLLTLLAVPRLVAESRDPAGRPLDWSGVVLLTFALGLAIESLLRGGAMPARIAAGLGLSACLLAIFVMQQRGRPVPIFDPAVFIRPVMVGISSLLIAVSVGYWAVLVYLPPFLNAAFGWSGPSVGFAMLFATLPMLLLPPYGARLATRWGWRRLFATAMLALLAGDLILVLAASGWLPNAQVVLAAAATGMLLAGIGAVLAHPQLSSAVVALVPPDQTGMASAVTVVMRQAGFALGIAMLGAILSDEASAAGYAWPWLVAAIGSAGGLVAASMLLPDQQP, encoded by the coding sequence ATGATCACGCCTGAACCCGACATGCAGTCCCCACGTCGTTGGCACGACCTGCTGCCAGCGATGGTGCTCGGCATGGCGGCCTTTCTGACGCAATTCGACGTAACCGCGGTTGTTGTCGCGATGCCGGCCATGGCCGCCGAACTCGGTTTCGGCGGCACTGCCTATGCCTGGGTGATGGATGCCTACAGCCTGGCATTTACCGGCGGGCTGCTCGCCGCGGGCGCGCTGGCCGACAAGTATGGACGCCGACGCGCTCTGCTTGGCGGCAACGTCGTGTTCCTGGTCGGATCGATAATTTGCGGCTTCGCGGCGGGTGGTCCGATGCTGTGGGGCGCGCGTGCAGTTCAAGGCCTCGGCGCGGCGTTCGTTATCACGGGAGGCATTGCGCTGCTTGCGAATGCCTATGCCCGGCCTGACGAGCGCGCCCGCGCCTTTGCATTCATGGGCGTGCTCTCGGGCACCGCCATGGCGCTCGGACCAGCGCTCGGGGGACTTGTCTCGGCCTGGTTCGGATGGCGCTGGATCTTCCTGGCCAATATCCCGCTTTGTCTGCTCACGCTTCTGGCCGTTCCGCGGCTGGTCGCAGAATCGCGTGATCCTGCCGGCCGCCCGCTGGACTGGAGCGGCGTCGTGCTTCTCACGTTTGCGCTTGGTCTTGCGATCGAGAGCCTGCTGAGGGGAGGTGCAATGCCGGCCCGGATTGCAGCGGGCCTCGGGCTGAGCGCGTGTCTGCTCGCCATCTTCGTGATGCAGCAGCGGGGCCGGCCCGTGCCGATTTTCGACCCCGCCGTGTTCATTCGACCGGTCATGGTCGGCATTTCCTCGCTGCTGATTGCTGTTTCCGTTGGATACTGGGCGGTTCTCGTCTATCTGCCGCCGTTCCTGAACGCAGCGTTCGGCTGGTCAGGTCCGTCCGTTGGCTTCGCAATGCTCTTCGCGACGTTGCCGATGCTTCTGCTGCCGCCCTATGGCGCTCGCCTCGCAACACGCTGGGGCTGGCGCCGGCTGTTCGCGACGGCGATGCTGGCGCTGCTGGCGGGCGATCTCATTCTGGTCCTGGCCGCGAGCGGCTGGCTCCCGAACGCGCAAGTCGTTCTCGCTGCTGCGGCAACCGGAATGCTGTTGGCCGGGATTGGCGCAGTCCTCGCGCATCCGCAACTGTCGAGCGCGGTCGTTGCGTTGGTGCCTCCGGACCAAACCGGCATGGCCTCGGCGGTCACCGTGGTCATGCGGCAGGCCGGATTTGCGCTCGGCATCGCAATGCTCGGTGCGATCCTATCGGACGAAGCATCGGCTGCCGGTTACGCATGGCCCTGGCTTGTTGCGGCGATTGGATCAGCAGGCGGCCTCGTCGCCGCATCGATGTTGCTGCCTGACCAGCAGCCGTAG
- a CDS encoding LysR substrate-binding domain-containing protein — MRSFPPFDGLIAFEAALRHASVTRASAELGLTQSAVSHRLRKLEDFVGTPLLVRQPSGLCATPAGIALSNELAGLLDRMADFRALCRAAAPPPALKVGVGAALADYWLVRRLPDFAQAHPGIPVELAVRDADAHARSTDLDVAVVWQPAAGLRPTSTQRLLVREHVYPVCHPRLLPGQQPLTDVTRLKSLPLLHKGRIGEDRGVEWSWTSWFERLGLGRPPPAEIRFATIATAIAAALAGNGIVLARSLLVQDALKDGRLVRVLPQSWDLPSSKAQIVRWPAAMAKDPRVMAFVGWILQIPKITSA, encoded by the coding sequence ATGCGTTCATTTCCTCCCTTCGACGGTCTGATTGCGTTCGAGGCAGCCTTGAGACATGCGAGCGTCACGCGCGCCTCCGCGGAGCTCGGGCTCACGCAGAGCGCGGTCAGCCATCGGCTCCGCAAGCTCGAGGACTTCGTCGGGACGCCCCTCCTCGTTCGGCAGCCGAGCGGCTTGTGCGCCACGCCCGCCGGCATTGCCCTCTCGAACGAGTTGGCCGGTTTGCTCGACAGGATGGCGGATTTTCGTGCGCTTTGTCGCGCCGCCGCTCCGCCTCCGGCCTTGAAAGTGGGCGTCGGTGCAGCGCTTGCCGACTATTGGCTCGTGCGCCGCTTGCCCGATTTTGCGCAAGCACATCCCGGCATACCGGTCGAGCTGGCCGTACGTGACGCCGACGCACATGCGAGGTCGACCGATCTTGACGTCGCGGTGGTGTGGCAACCAGCAGCGGGCTTGAGGCCAACGTCGACGCAGCGTTTGCTGGTTCGCGAGCATGTTTACCCCGTCTGCCACCCACGCCTGCTGCCTGGCCAGCAACCGCTGACCGACGTGACGCGCCTCAAATCGTTGCCGCTCCTGCACAAGGGCCGGATCGGCGAAGACCGCGGGGTCGAATGGTCGTGGACCTCCTGGTTCGAACGATTGGGTCTCGGCCGCCCGCCACCCGCCGAGATACGCTTTGCAACGATAGCCACCGCCATAGCCGCGGCCCTCGCCGGCAACGGGATCGTGCTCGCGCGTTCGCTGCTGGTCCAGGATGCACTCAAGGACGGCAGGCTGGTACGGGTGCTTCCGCAATCGTGGGACTTGCCGTCGAGCAAGGCTCAAATCGTGCGCTGGCCCGCGGCAATGGCCAAAGATCCCCGCGTAATGGCGTTTGTCGGCTGGATATTGCAAATTCCGAAGATCACGAGCGCTTGA
- a CDS encoding septal ring lytic transglycosylase RlpA family protein, which yields MSRIASAETARMSLASSSRLLLAVLGAASLAACAQSPVGRQKADLAGTTRQAAVERPHRVAALHPRPISRARSSEGKQTASHGVASFYSDTETASGEKFDKNELTAAHPTLPFGTKLRVTETSSGRFVTVRVNDRGPFVRGRVVDISPSAAEALGMVDKGITNVRLEVVR from the coding sequence ATGTCTCGCATTGCAAGTGCCGAAACTGCCCGGATGTCGCTGGCTAGCTCGAGCCGGCTATTGCTCGCGGTCCTGGGGGCCGCATCGCTCGCCGCCTGCGCGCAATCGCCGGTCGGCCGTCAGAAAGCCGATCTCGCCGGAACGACCCGGCAAGCCGCGGTGGAGCGCCCGCACAGGGTGGCGGCGCTGCATCCACGTCCGATCAGCCGGGCGCGCAGCTCCGAGGGTAAACAGACAGCTTCGCACGGCGTCGCGAGCTTCTATTCGGATACGGAGACCGCGAGCGGCGAGAAGTTCGACAAGAACGAATTGACCGCGGCGCATCCCACCCTGCCGTTCGGCACCAAGCTGCGCGTCACCGAGACCTCCTCCGGCCGCTTCGTCACGGTCAGGGTCAACGACCGCGGGCCCTTCGTGCGCGGACGCGTGGTCGACATCTCGCCTTCCGCCGCCGAGGCGCTCGGCATGGTCGACAAGGGCATCACCAATGTCAGGCTCGAGGTCGTGCGATAG
- a CDS encoding serine hydrolase, with translation MRRRQFISLLGGAALAPFSALPVYANPPEGCGGPLDRGDGWPVGSVNDNSLVNREALCGMADRLVSSDANIHAVLVARNGKLAFESYFKGADEIPDSIYGRRVETLAFDADTLHNAKSVSKSVASLAVGIAIDRGLIRSVDEPIFSFFPELSDLRSPEKDRIRLVHALTMSMGLKWIEATPATGDYDNDESRMHMAWDPCRYVLGLPVTAAPGQEFFYNTGALTLVSAIIRKATGRPLDEFAREALFEPLGITSTTWARYRGDTDAGGGLRLRPRDMAKIGQLVLAGGRWNGRGIVSKAWIDASTAEKIKGTDNQSYGYLWWLGQARVNDRKINWIGALGRGGQSIRIVPELDLVVAVTAGYYQDYSSQAFRLQFGVFRDVLRAIPPPA, from the coding sequence ATGCGGCGGCGTCAATTCATTTCACTCCTCGGCGGAGCCGCACTCGCGCCGTTCTCTGCGTTGCCGGTCTACGCGAACCCGCCGGAAGGCTGCGGTGGTCCGCTCGATCGGGGCGACGGCTGGCCGGTCGGCTCCGTCAACGACAACAGTCTCGTCAATCGCGAGGCGCTGTGCGGGATGGCGGATCGCCTCGTCTCCAGCGATGCCAACATCCATGCCGTGCTGGTCGCCCGCAATGGCAAGCTGGCGTTCGAGAGCTACTTCAAGGGAGCCGACGAAATTCCCGACTCGATCTACGGCCGCCGTGTGGAAACTCTCGCCTTCGATGCCGACACGCTGCACAACGCGAAGTCGGTCTCGAAGAGCGTTGCGTCACTCGCCGTCGGGATCGCGATCGATCGCGGGCTGATCCGCAGCGTCGACGAACCGATCTTCAGCTTCTTCCCCGAACTGTCCGACCTGCGGTCCCCCGAAAAGGATCGTATCCGGTTGGTGCACGCGCTGACCATGTCGATGGGCCTGAAGTGGATCGAGGCGACTCCTGCAACGGGCGACTACGACAACGACGAGTCGCGCATGCATATGGCATGGGATCCGTGTCGTTACGTTCTCGGTCTTCCCGTGACGGCCGCGCCGGGGCAGGAATTCTTCTATAACACCGGCGCACTCACTCTGGTGTCGGCCATCATCCGCAAGGCGACCGGACGTCCTCTCGATGAATTCGCGCGTGAGGCGTTGTTCGAGCCTTTGGGGATCACCAGCACGACGTGGGCTCGGTACCGTGGAGACACCGATGCGGGAGGAGGGTTGCGACTGCGGCCGCGCGACATGGCAAAGATCGGCCAGCTGGTCCTTGCGGGCGGCCGCTGGAACGGCCGCGGGATCGTTTCCAAGGCCTGGATCGACGCCTCGACTGCTGAGAAGATCAAGGGGACGGACAATCAATCCTACGGATATCTGTGGTGGCTCGGCCAAGCGCGCGTCAACGACCGGAAGATCAACTGGATCGGTGCACTGGGGCGCGGCGGGCAGTCGATCCGCATCGTGCCGGAGCTCGATCTCGTCGTCGCCGTAACGGCGGGCTACTACCAGGACTACAGCTCGCAAGCGTTTCGATTGCAGTTCGGCGTTTTCAGGGACGTCTTGCGCGCGATCCCCCCTCCGGCCTGA
- a CDS encoding DUF1501 domain-containing protein — MGLDRHLPTRRELLAGSGALFAWSQMPRIARAEGRDPRLLVVILRGALDGFGAVAPVGDPDWVALRGDRALLLDGKPAALPLDSFFALNPAMPNLHRLYKSGKAAIVHATATPYRERSHFDGQDVLESGFTRPGATASGWLNRALLAMESGGRVDPRGSRALGIGSVTPLVVRGSAPVMTWVPQKLLPASQDTQNRLLDLYQHTDPKLATVLQARMKLASLDGARGTGDPMSDDPTLAPPGIARVRAYFTEAAGTAARYLAKPDGPRVGAMGFVGWDTHIAEGAASGQLYNLLGALDGAFAAIESNMGEVWHETVVAVVTEFGRTARINGTQGTDHGTGTVAFLIGGGLAGGRVIADWPGLKAAQLLDDRDLKPTTDLRAVLKGLLRDHLRVEEKVLAETVFPDSAEIKPMGGLVA; from the coding sequence ATGGGCCTTGATCGTCATCTGCCCACGCGGCGCGAGCTTCTGGCCGGCTCCGGGGCGCTGTTCGCATGGAGTCAGATGCCGCGGATCGCGCGCGCGGAAGGGCGCGATCCGCGCCTGCTCGTCGTCATCCTGCGCGGCGCGCTCGATGGCTTCGGCGCGGTGGCGCCGGTCGGCGATCCCGACTGGGTCGCCCTGCGCGGCGATCGCGCGCTGCTGCTCGACGGCAAGCCGGCGGCGCTGCCGCTCGATTCCTTCTTCGCGCTCAATCCGGCGATGCCGAACCTGCATCGGCTCTACAAGAGCGGCAAGGCCGCGATCGTCCACGCCACCGCGACGCCCTATCGCGAGCGCTCGCATTTCGACGGCCAGGACGTGCTGGAGAGCGGCTTCACCAGGCCCGGTGCGACCGCTTCGGGATGGCTCAACCGTGCGCTGCTGGCGATGGAGTCCGGCGGGCGGGTCGATCCGCGCGGCAGCCGTGCGCTCGGCATCGGCTCGGTGACGCCGCTGGTGGTGCGCGGCTCCGCGCCAGTGATGACCTGGGTGCCGCAAAAACTCCTGCCGGCGAGCCAGGATACGCAGAACCGCCTGCTCGATCTTTACCAGCACACCGATCCGAAGCTCGCGACCGTGCTGCAGGCGCGCATGAAGCTCGCCTCGCTCGACGGTGCGAGGGGTACGGGCGATCCGATGTCGGACGATCCGACGCTGGCGCCGCCGGGCATTGCGCGCGTGCGCGCCTATTTCACTGAAGCCGCCGGCACCGCCGCGCGCTATCTCGCCAAGCCCGACGGCCCGCGTGTCGGCGCAATGGGTTTCGTCGGCTGGGACACGCACATCGCCGAAGGCGCGGCGTCGGGCCAGCTCTACAATCTGCTCGGCGCGCTCGACGGCGCGTTCGCGGCGATCGAAAGCAACATGGGCGAGGTGTGGCACGAAACCGTGGTCGCCGTCGTCACCGAGTTCGGCCGCACCGCGCGCATCAACGGCACGCAGGGGACGGACCATGGCACGGGCACGGTTGCCTTCCTCATCGGCGGCGGGCTCGCCGGCGGCCGCGTGATCGCAGATTGGCCGGGCCTGAAGGCGGCGCAACTGCTCGACGATCGCGATCTCAAGCCGACCACGGATCTGCGTGCCGTGCTGAAGGGCCTGCTCAGGGATCATCTGCGTGTCGAGGAGAAGGTGCTCGCCGAGACGGTCTTCCCTGATAGCGCCGAAATCAAACCGATGGGAGGCCTCGTGGCCTAA